A portion of the Scleropages formosus chromosome 15, fSclFor1.1, whole genome shotgun sequence genome contains these proteins:
- the LOC108921247 gene encoding leucine-rich repeat and fibronectin type-III domain-containing protein 2 isoform X1: MDPVFRSLLLLGTVVTMARACPKYCVCQNLSESLGTLCPSKGLLFVPLDIDRRTVELRLGGNYIIKITQQDFANMTGLVDLTLSRNTISFIQPFSFADLETLRSLHLDSNRLTEIGSDDLRGLLNLQHLILNNNQLNRISNEAFDDLMLTLEDLDLSYNNLRGVPWDAIRRMINLHQLSLDHNLIDYIAEGTFADLDKLARLDLTSNRLQKLPPDPIFARSQSNLALATPYTPLLSLSFGGNPLHCNCEVLWLRRLEREDDMETCASPPNLKGRYFWYVREEEFVCEPPLITQHTHKLLVLEGQTASLRCKAVGDPMPVIHWVTPDDRLISNSSRATVYENGTLDILITTTKDYGTFTCIAANAAGESTASVELSIIQLPHLSNGTGRTSQPKSRLSDITSSTKTSKGEAKAPPERAVTISEVTAISALVKWSVSKAAPRVKMYQLQYNCSDDEVLIYRMIPASSKAFLVANLVSGTQYDLCVLAIWEDTATTLTATNVVGCAQFSTRDDYPRCQSLHSHFLGGTMILVIGGVIVATLLVFIVILMVRYKVCGSSRAAKLPSVSDTYSQTNGGLAGRNGVPLQAKPKVVVRDELMEFRCGSLQSSLSSSSSSLGGRDGDADGDSLNGENSGGAPSRWKAAPPKARPNLDHLLGAFASLELRGQGRDPGPSGCTSAGRPPLSDKEPLLGRADSRLSRLLMLPLEAKPKRSQSFDVGDFAAAQCCAYPRRISNIWTKRSLSVNGMLLQYDESEADGSKTTFESSEWVMESTV, encoded by the exons TGGACATCGACCGGCGCACAGTGGAGCTCCGCCTGGGTGGTAATTACATCATCAAGATCACCCAGCAGGACTTTGCCAACATGACGGGCCTGGTGGACCTGACTCTGTCGCGCAACACCATCAGTTTCATCCAGCCCTTCTCTTTCGCGGACCTGGAGACCCTACGGTCACTGCACCTGGATAGTAATCGTCTGACGGAGATTGGATCTGACGACTTGCGGGGCCTGCTCAACCTGCAGCACCTCATCCTCAACAACAACCAGCTGAACCGCATCTCCAACGAGGCCTTCGATGACTTGATGCTCACCCTGGAGGACTTGGACCTGTCCTACAACAACCTGCGGGGTGTGCCCTGGGATGCCATTCGAAGGATGATCAACCTGCACCAGCTTAGCCTGGACCACAACCTCATTGACTATATCGCTGAGGGCACCTTTGCTGACCTTGACAAGCTAGCACGTCTTGACCTTACATCTAACCGGCTCCAGAAGCTGCCACCAGACCCCATTTTTGCCCGTTCCCAGAGCAACTTGGCATTGGCCACACCCTACACACCCCTACTCTCGCTCAGCTTTGGCGGGAACCCCCTGCACTGCAACTGTGAAGTGCTGTGGCTCCGGCGCCTGGAGCGAGAGGACGACATGGAGACCTGCGCTTCCCCACCCAACCTGAAGGGGCGGTACTTCTGGTATGTCAGGGAGGAGGAGTTTGTGTGTGAACCACCCCTCATCACCCAGCATACCCATAAACTTCTAGTGCTTGAAGGCCAGACTGCCAGCCTGCGCTGCAAGGCCGTTGGAGATCCCATGCCGGTCATCCACTGGGTCACCCCTGATGACCGGTTGATCAGCAACTCATCCCGGGCGACGGTTTATGAGAATGGTACATTAGACATCTTGATCACCACGACTAAGGACTACGGCACCTTCACCTGCATCGCAGCCAACGCTGCCGGAGAGTCCACAGCCTCTGTGGAGCTTTCCATCATCCAGCTGCCCCACCTCAGCAATGGTACGGGCCGCACATCCCAGCCTAAGTCCCGGCTTTCCGACATCACCAGCTCCACTAAGACTAGCAAAGGAGAGGCCAAGGCACCTCCTGAGCGAGCAGTGACCATCTCGGAGGTGACGGCCATCTCCGCTCTGGTCAAGTGGTCCGTCAGTAAGGCAGCCCCGAGGGTGAAGATGTACCAACTACAGTACAACTGCTCTGATGATGAGGTCCTGATCTACAG GATGATCCCCGCTTCCAGCAAGGCCTTTCTGGTCGCCAACCTTGTGTCAGGAACGCAGTACGATCTGTGTGTCTTGGCTATCTGGGAGGACACTGCGACCACTTTGACGGCAACCAATGTAGTGGGATGTGCTCAGTTTTCTACCCGCGATGACTACCCCAGGTGCCAGTCTCTCCATAGCCATTTCCTAGGTGGCACCATGATTCTGGTAATCGGCGGAGTCATTGTTGCCACCCTTCTGGTGTTCATTGTCATCCTCATGGTGCGCTACAAGGTATGCGGCAGTTCCCGGGCGGCCAAGCTGCCCAGTGTCAGTGACACCTACTCGCAGACCAATGGTGGACTAGCCGGACGCAATGGCGTGCCACTGCAGGCTAAGCCCAAGGTGGTCGTACGGGACGAACTAATGGAGTTTAGGTGTGGCTCACTGCAGAGCagcctgtcctcctcctctagTTCACTGGGGGGCCGTGATGGCGATGCAGATGGGGACAGCCTGAATGGAGAAAATAGTGGTGGGGCCCCTAGCAGATGGAAGGCTGCTCCTCCTAAGGCCCGCCCAAACCTGGACCACCTGCTAGGAGCCTTTGCCTCTCTGGAGCTGAGGGGGCAAGGCAGGGACCCTGGGCCTTCCGGATGTACGTCCGCTGGCCGGCCCCCACTGTCCGATAAGGAGCCACTACTGGGCCGTGCGGACTCTCGGCTGAGCCGGCTCCTCATGCTGCCTCTTGAGGCCAAGCCCAAGAGAAGTCAATCCTTTGATGTGGGGGACTTTGCAGCTGCACAGTGCTGTGCATACCCCAGGAGGATCAGCAACATCTGGACTAAACGGAGCCTCTCTGTCAACGGGATGCTCCTGCAATATGACGAAAGCGAGGCTGATGGCAGCAAGACTACCTTTGAGAGCTCAGAGTGGGTCATGGAGAGCACTGTTTGA
- the LOC108921247 gene encoding leucine-rich repeat and fibronectin type-III domain-containing protein 2 isoform X2, producing the protein MDPVFRSLLLLGTVVTMARACPKYCVCQNLSESLGTLCPSKGLLFVPLDIDRRTVELRLGGNYIIKITQQDFANMTGLVDLTLSRNTISFIQPFSFADLETLRSLHLDSNRLTEIGSDDLRGLLNLQHLILNNNQLNRISNEAFDDLMLTLEDLDLSYNNLRGVPWDAIRRMINLHQLSLDHNLIDYIAEGTFADLDKLARLDLTSNRLQKLPPDPIFARSQSNLALATPYTPLLSLSFGGNPLHCNCEVLWLRRLEREDDMETCASPPNLKGRYFWYVREEEFVCEPPLITQHTHKLLVLEGQTASLRCKAVGDPMPVIHWVTPDDRLISNSSRATVYENGTLDILITTTKDYGTFTCIAANAAGESTASVELSIIQLPHLSNGTGRTSQPKSRLSDITSSTKTSKGEAKAPPERAVTISEVTAISALVKWSVSKAAPRVKMYQLQYNCSDDEVLIYRMIPASSKAFLVANLVSGTQYDLCVLAIWEDTATTLTATNVVGCAQFSTRDDYPRCQSLHSHFLGGTMILVIGGVIVATLLVFIVILMVRYKVCGSSRAAKLPSVSDTYSQTNGGLAGRNGVPLQAKPKVVVRDELMEFRCGSLQSSLSSSSSSLGGQNSGGAPSRWKAAPPKARPNLDHLLGAFASLELRGQGRDPGPSGCTSAGRPPLSDKEPLLGRADSRLSRLLMLPLEAKPKRSQSFDVGDFAAAQCCAYPRRISNIWTKRSLSVNGMLLQYDESEADGSKTTFESSEWVMESTV; encoded by the exons TGGACATCGACCGGCGCACAGTGGAGCTCCGCCTGGGTGGTAATTACATCATCAAGATCACCCAGCAGGACTTTGCCAACATGACGGGCCTGGTGGACCTGACTCTGTCGCGCAACACCATCAGTTTCATCCAGCCCTTCTCTTTCGCGGACCTGGAGACCCTACGGTCACTGCACCTGGATAGTAATCGTCTGACGGAGATTGGATCTGACGACTTGCGGGGCCTGCTCAACCTGCAGCACCTCATCCTCAACAACAACCAGCTGAACCGCATCTCCAACGAGGCCTTCGATGACTTGATGCTCACCCTGGAGGACTTGGACCTGTCCTACAACAACCTGCGGGGTGTGCCCTGGGATGCCATTCGAAGGATGATCAACCTGCACCAGCTTAGCCTGGACCACAACCTCATTGACTATATCGCTGAGGGCACCTTTGCTGACCTTGACAAGCTAGCACGTCTTGACCTTACATCTAACCGGCTCCAGAAGCTGCCACCAGACCCCATTTTTGCCCGTTCCCAGAGCAACTTGGCATTGGCCACACCCTACACACCCCTACTCTCGCTCAGCTTTGGCGGGAACCCCCTGCACTGCAACTGTGAAGTGCTGTGGCTCCGGCGCCTGGAGCGAGAGGACGACATGGAGACCTGCGCTTCCCCACCCAACCTGAAGGGGCGGTACTTCTGGTATGTCAGGGAGGAGGAGTTTGTGTGTGAACCACCCCTCATCACCCAGCATACCCATAAACTTCTAGTGCTTGAAGGCCAGACTGCCAGCCTGCGCTGCAAGGCCGTTGGAGATCCCATGCCGGTCATCCACTGGGTCACCCCTGATGACCGGTTGATCAGCAACTCATCCCGGGCGACGGTTTATGAGAATGGTACATTAGACATCTTGATCACCACGACTAAGGACTACGGCACCTTCACCTGCATCGCAGCCAACGCTGCCGGAGAGTCCACAGCCTCTGTGGAGCTTTCCATCATCCAGCTGCCCCACCTCAGCAATGGTACGGGCCGCACATCCCAGCCTAAGTCCCGGCTTTCCGACATCACCAGCTCCACTAAGACTAGCAAAGGAGAGGCCAAGGCACCTCCTGAGCGAGCAGTGACCATCTCGGAGGTGACGGCCATCTCCGCTCTGGTCAAGTGGTCCGTCAGTAAGGCAGCCCCGAGGGTGAAGATGTACCAACTACAGTACAACTGCTCTGATGATGAGGTCCTGATCTACAG GATGATCCCCGCTTCCAGCAAGGCCTTTCTGGTCGCCAACCTTGTGTCAGGAACGCAGTACGATCTGTGTGTCTTGGCTATCTGGGAGGACACTGCGACCACTTTGACGGCAACCAATGTAGTGGGATGTGCTCAGTTTTCTACCCGCGATGACTACCCCAGGTGCCAGTCTCTCCATAGCCATTTCCTAGGTGGCACCATGATTCTGGTAATCGGCGGAGTCATTGTTGCCACCCTTCTGGTGTTCATTGTCATCCTCATGGTGCGCTACAAGGTATGCGGCAGTTCCCGGGCGGCCAAGCTGCCCAGTGTCAGTGACACCTACTCGCAGACCAATGGTGGACTAGCCGGACGCAATGGCGTGCCACTGCAGGCTAAGCCCAAGGTGGTCGTACGGGACGAACTAATGGAGTTTAGGTGTGGCTCACTGCAGAGCagcctgtcctcctcctctagTTCACTGGGGGGCC AAAATAGTGGTGGGGCCCCTAGCAGATGGAAGGCTGCTCCTCCTAAGGCCCGCCCAAACCTGGACCACCTGCTAGGAGCCTTTGCCTCTCTGGAGCTGAGGGGGCAAGGCAGGGACCCTGGGCCTTCCGGATGTACGTCCGCTGGCCGGCCCCCACTGTCCGATAAGGAGCCACTACTGGGCCGTGCGGACTCTCGGCTGAGCCGGCTCCTCATGCTGCCTCTTGAGGCCAAGCCCAAGAGAAGTCAATCCTTTGATGTGGGGGACTTTGCAGCTGCACAGTGCTGTGCATACCCCAGGAGGATCAGCAACATCTGGACTAAACGGAGCCTCTCTGTCAACGGGATGCTCCTGCAATATGACGAAAGCGAGGCTGATGGCAGCAAGACTACCTTTGAGAGCTCAGAGTGGGTCATGGAGAGCACTGTTTGA